TTTGGGTGGTAGATGAGCTTGTTCGCCGCCGAAATCTCGCTTTTCGACCAGGGAAAGGAAACTATGTTTATGCTAGATCTGATGATATTTTCTGGGTTAAGCCAACATCGGGTATGAACAGAAGCGGCATCCCAGTGAAGGAGGTTCAGGCCCATTGGCAGATTGATCTGGCAGATCTTCACATCATCGTGGATGATGTAGAGCTTCCGCTGGGGACCATACGGGTTCGGCCTGCCGGTGGCGACGGATGTCACCGCGGTCTGGAATCGGTTATCTACCAACTGGGTAGCACCGACTTTCCGCGGATTCGCATGGGTATTGGCACGGAAGAGCAGATGCGACCGGCAGAAGATTTTGTTCTTAAGCCGTTCCGCAGAAAAGATGAAGAACTGGCCAGGGAGATGATACAGCGAGGTGCTGATGCAGC
This Candidatus Neomarinimicrobiota bacterium DNA region includes the following protein-coding sequences:
- the pth gene encoding aminoacyl-tRNA hydrolase, translating into MLFIGLGNVEDHYADTKHNFGFWVVDELVRRRNLAFRPGKGNYVYARSDDIFWVKPTSGMNRSGIPVKEVQAHWQIDLADLHIIVDDVELPLGTIRVRPAGGDGCHRGLESVIYQLGSTDFPRIRMGIGTEEQMRPAEDFVLKPFRRKDEELAREMIQRGADAAESILHRGLELTMGEYNRMEKKGN